The proteins below come from a single Xenopus tropicalis strain Nigerian chromosome 9, UCB_Xtro_10.0, whole genome shotgun sequence genomic window:
- the cyp2w1 gene encoding cytochrome P450 2K1, whose product MSYITHFVSTDILVYLATCITLLLYLLKGFKNSALKMPPGPAPFPFIGNLNILNLKKPFQSLMKLSEKYGEVFTVHFGPKKMVVLAGYKAVKDALVTQADDFGERAEMPIFSKLTHGNGIVFSNGESWKVIRRFTLSTLRDFGMGKRTIETRIQDELRPLIKLFKSHAGKPFDPKIILNSAVSNVICSIIFGKRFEYNDTTFLTLLQLLNENARLFGTPPLLLFNFYPLLGSILGAHKRVLRNTERLKHFFQNYINEHRAEFNANNITGFIDAYLLKQEQESSNAKTHFHDENLVYSVLDLFAAGTETSSTTLRWGFLLMMKYPEIQKKVQKEIKEVVRPGQLPKVEDRRNMPYTDAVIHEIQRFANIVPMNVSRATVRDVNFRGFLIPRGTEVIPMLTSVLYDNNHWKTPHEFNPQHFLDANGKFVQRDAFLPFSTGRRACVGESLAKMELFLFFTGLLQSFTLCPPAGVSGADLDLTPDIGFVLTPLPFMMCAIPNKQTPHFP is encoded by the exons ATGTCCTATATAACCCACTTTGTTAGTACAGACATATTGGTTTATCTCGCAACATGCATTACTCTACTGCTTTATTTGCTAAAGGGATTCAAAAATTCAGCTTTGAAAATGCCACCAGGTCCAGCACCATTCCCTTTTATTGGAAACCTGAATATTCTGAACCTGAAAAAGCCTTTCCAGTCCCTTATGAAG CTCTCTGAGAAGTATGGAGAAGTATTTACTGTCCACTTTGGCCCCAAGAAGATGGTGGTGCTAGCAGGGTACAAGGCAGTGAAGGATGCTCTTGTTACACAGGCAGACGACTTTGGAGAAAGAGCAGAAATGCCAATATTTAGTAAACTGACACATGGAAACG GCATTGTGTTCAGTAATGGTGAATCCTGGAAAGTAATTCGGAGATTTACACTTTCAACTCTCCGAGATTTCGGCATGGGCAAGAGGACCATAGAGACCAGGATCCAAGATGAACTCCGTCCTCTCATCAAGCTTTTCAAGTCACATGCTG GTAAACCTTTTGATCCAAAGATTATATTAAACAGTGCTGTGTCCAATGTCATCTGCTCCATTATATTTGGGAAAAGGTTTGAGTATAATGACACAACCTTTCTCACTCTGCTCCAGTTATTGAATGAAAATGCAAGACTTTTTGGGACCCCACCACTGCTG CTCTTTAATTTTTACCCTCTCCTTGGCTCCATTCTTGGGGCACATAAGCGAGTCCTGAGGAACACAGAGCGACTGAAGCATTTCTTCCAGAATTACATTAATGAACACAGAGCGGAATTTAATGCAAATAATATCACAGGTTTTATTGATGCGTATCTTCTCAAACAGGAACAG GAATCCTCCAATGCAAAAACTCACTTCCACGATGAAAACCTTGTCTATTCTGTACTGGACCTTTTTGCAGCTGGTACTGAGACCTCATCTACAACTTTACGGTGGGGTTTCCTATTGATGATGAAGTATCCTGAGATTCAAA AAAAAGTCCAAAAGGAAATAAAGGAAGTTGTGAGACCAGGGCAGTTACCCAAGGTGGAAGATCGGAGGAATATGCCTTATACTGACGCAGTGATTCATGAAATACAGAGATTTGCTAATATTGTTCCCATGAACGTGTCCCGGGCAACTGTCAGGGATGTGAATTTCCGTGGCTTTCTCATCCCAAGG GGGACTGAAGTCATTCCTATGCTTACATCTGTTCTGTATGACAACAATCACTGGAAAACACCCCATGAATTTAACCCCCAACACTTCCTGGATGCCAATGGTAAATTTGTGCAGAGGGATGCTTTTCTGCCATTTTCTACAG GAAGAAGAGCCTGTGTTGGAGAAAGCTTGGCCAAGATGgaactctttttgtttttcactggTCTTCTCCAAAGTTTCACTT
- the cox19 gene encoding cytochrome c oxidase assembly protein COX19, producing the protein MSTAMNFGTKTFKPRPPDKGSFPLDHLGECKSFKERFMRCLRDNSFQSGLCREESKEYLECRMERQLMAKEPLQKLGFKDLINDEKPEENNSL; encoded by the exons ATGTCCACTGCTATGAACTTCGGGACGAAAACCTTTAAACCTCGACCCCCAGACAAGGGCTCGTTTCCTTTGGATCATTTAG GTGAATGCAAATCATTCAAAGAGAGGTTCATGCGGTGTCTGCGCGACAACAGCTTCCAGAGTGGTTTGTGCAGAGAAGAATCCAAGGAATATTTGGAATGCAGAATGGAAAG gcAGCTAATGGCAAAGGAACCCCTGCAGAAGCTTGGTTTCAAAGACCTAATAAATGATGAGAAACCTGAAGAAAACAACAGCTTATAG